A single region of the Ancylobacter novellus DSM 506 genome encodes:
- a CDS encoding rcc01693 family protein, producing MSPAAPRAFPWAEAMAFGLGHLRLSSDDFWRLTPRELAAAIGAVAGPVPARLDRAGLAALMARFPD from the coding sequence GTGAGCCCGGCCGCGCCGCGCGCCTTTCCCTGGGCCGAGGCGATGGCGTTCGGGCTCGGCCATCTGCGGCTGTCTTCCGATGATTTCTGGCGGCTCACCCCGCGCGAACTCGCCGCCGCCATCGGCGCGGTGGCCGGCCCGGTCCCCGCGCGGCTCGACCGTGCCGGACTCGCCGCGCTGATGGCGCGGTTCCCGGACTGA